The DNA region CAAGAAGTTCCACAGCTCGAAGCCCGGGTTCAGTCGGGGCAATTGGAAGGGCAAGAAGCCCAATGATATGCTGCGCAATGATTCAAGGATGGCCCCTAACCAGTTGCTTAACCCCAGCATCGGTGGTGCTGCTGGCGCCAGCGGAGGCTACCAGCCCCCGACCCTCAATGAGCTGCAGTCTCAGAACCGGCTTAAAGCCCGCAAGTTTTACCCGAAGAAGAAGTTCAACAATAGGTTCGCGCCCTATGCTCCCAGGAACACGACCTCGTTTATTATGCGGGCGAAAAAGTCTGGTGGAATTACTTCGCTGGTGTCTCCGTGCCCGGTCACACCAACTGTGCTCCCCACCCCAATATTCTCTCCCTCGAGGGAGGTCCTCGTAGACATGGCCAAGGAGGAGTGGGGTGTTGATGGGTATGGGTCGATGAAAGGCCTGATTAGGCTTCGCAATGAGGTAGACAACAGGGAGAATGATGACGAAGAGGTCGACGACTATGAGAACGAAGATGATAATGGATCTAGTGAGAGTGAtgtggaggaggagaagaacaATGTGTTGAGCAGGTTGGATCATGAGATGAGCCGGTTTGAGATGGTTTATCCCAGTTATGGAGTGGGTTACAACAACAATTTAGAGAATAGGGTTGATGATCAGGATACCCATATTGCACAGCTGGAGGAGGAGAACTTGACATTGAAGGAGAGGCTGTTCCTGATGGAGAGAGAGCTCGGTGACTTGAGGAGGAGGTTGCTGTTGTTGGAGAGGCAGAATCGGCAGGGTGAGGATGCTAATGAGGAGGTCGTGGAGAATGGTTCTGAAAATGAGAGTGAGGGAGGATCAGATGTTCGCGGTTTGGGAGGCGATAGCAAGGAGGCAGTCATGGAATATGTAGATGCAAACACAGCTGCGCATTTCTGTGAAGGTGGCATTGCAGAGGATGATAGCAATGGTATTGACGCAGAGAATAAAGGTAAAGCTGATGCTTGTATGGTAGACTTTGCAGCAAATGAAGCTGGACTAGGGGCTATAGCTAAGGAACATGATGCAGGGaatgagaaggtgcactgcgATGTAAGTGAAGAGACGAATGATGTGAGTAATGAGAAAGCGCAGGATGTGTCAGCAGTAAACGAAATTGATGTGCAGGACTGCAGAGAAGAAGGTGCTGGAAAGTTACATTAGGAGAAGAGCATTGGCGATGGAGACGAATGTTATGTCCCTCGTTCTTGTAAGTCTCTTCTTTGGATACCAATTGGTTTTTGGAAGTAACAAGCAGAACGCTGCCATCTCATCCATGCTCTGAATATATCTACcttaggaatttttttttcttttttagttttcTCCTCTTGTATGTTCTGATTGTCTGAGGGGAAATCAAGGAACAAGAAGCTTTTGTTTTCATTGGTATGCCCTCATTCTGCTTTGCGTACAACTGCAGGGTTTAGTTCAGATATCCATTGTAACTTTAAtgttttttacttttcatcCCATGTTCATGTCATCTATGGCAGTGTACTCTTGCTTATAAGTTTGATACTAGTACTGTTGGAACTCTCAGTTGTGCATTGTATATGATGAATCTAGTATTGGCTTTCTATCACTATAACTTGTGTGAtctcttttatattttataattgcaCCGGCTTCATGAATTTTGGTGGTTTGTAACAGTATGAAGACTTGTTCCCCTATTCTATCTGGTCAGGAAGTGGTATCCAGGATCGAGCAAGTGGTGCTTTGCCCATCTGCTCAATCTTCAAGGAGAGATTTCCAGATAAGTCTCTACCAGGaaattttgatttccagaTGAGTCTCTACCAGGAAATGCAATAATGCGAGTCTTTTACATGTATAATCGGATGGTAAATTGCCTCTGTGAGATGTTTCTTTGGTCAAATAAGTCGGTAGTCTGCCATGCTGTCTTTTCTGTGATCTTGTTGTGATAACGAATAAATGAAGCGATAAAACTCATTTTTTGTGGGTTGAGGGGAAAATTAAAACATCTTTTCCTCTGAAATGTATGAGCGGGAAAGATTATCCAACAGAATATTATGGAAGCAGTCTGTCTCCTTTTAGGACTGGGCATGTGTTTATTTTAGTAAGCAAGAGGCCATTTTTTCTCAAAGGGATTGACTTATTTATCTGCTGGGAACTATGTAAATGTTTGTAGATAAAGGACCA from Punica granatum isolate Tunisia-2019 chromosome 3, ASM765513v2, whole genome shotgun sequence includes:
- the LOC116200158 gene encoding uncharacterized protein LOC116200158, whose amino-acid sequence is MNDQPQIINQPPPPPQQMMAQGPMLSKAPPQVMINAPPPPPQMMAVSQPQMLGQSQLIGQSQMIGQAPMFSQSQPVMNRNYKPWQQSGLDPKANNPNKKFHSSKPGFSRGNWKGKKPNDMLRNDSRMAPNQLLNPSIGGAAGASGGYQPPTLNELQSQNRLKARKFYPKKKFNNRFAPYAPRNTTSFIMRAKKSGGITSLVSPCPVTPTVLPTPIFSPSREVLVDMAKEEWGVDGYGSMKGLIRLRNEVDNRENDDEEVDDYENEDDNGSSESDVEEEKNNVLSRLDHEMSRFEMVYPSYGVGYNNNLENRVDDQDTHIAQLEEENLTLKERLFLMERELGDLRRRLLLLERQNRQGEDANEEVVENGSENESEGGSDVRGLGGDSKEAVMEYVDANTAAHFCEGGIAEDDSNGIDAENKGKADACMVDFAANEAGLGAIAKEHDAGNEKVHCDVSEETNDVSNEKAQDVSAVNEIDVQDCREEGAGKLH